One window of the Alphaproteobacteria bacterium genome contains the following:
- a CDS encoding alpha/beta hydrolase: protein MNEISHQTEQSPQKLARGDGLDIAYHCTRGESPGVIFLGGFRSDMTGTKATALEQACREAGRAFVRFDYFGHGASSGEFRAGTIGRWFEDALAVMEQLTTGPQVLVGSSMGGWIMLLLARARPDRVAGLVGIAAAPDFTEDLMWDTFDETIRATLETDGIYFEPSPYDPEPTPIAHALIVEGRQHLILRQPIPFDGPVRLIHGLDDADVPWQHAMKTVDALTSRDVAVTLIKGGDHRLSEPAQISQILRTVEETCARAG from the coding sequence ATGAACGAAATATCTCACCAGACTGAACAGTCGCCGCAGAAACTGGCGCGCGGCGACGGCCTCGACATTGCTTATCATTGTACGCGAGGCGAATCACCCGGCGTGATCTTTCTCGGTGGCTTTCGCTCGGATATGACCGGCACCAAAGCGACTGCGCTGGAGCAGGCCTGCCGCGAAGCCGGTCGTGCGTTCGTTCGCTTCGACTATTTCGGCCATGGCGCATCGTCCGGCGAATTTCGCGCCGGCACCATCGGACGATGGTTTGAGGATGCTTTGGCGGTCATGGAGCAACTCACCACCGGCCCTCAGGTTCTGGTCGGATCGAGCATGGGCGGCTGGATCATGCTCCTCCTCGCCCGTGCGCGACCGGACCGGGTTGCAGGCCTTGTCGGAATCGCCGCTGCGCCGGACTTCACCGAGGATCTGATGTGGGACACGTTCGACGAAACGATCCGTGCAACGCTCGAAACCGACGGTATCTATTTCGAACCGTCGCCCTACGATCCGGAGCCGACCCCGATCGCCCACGCCCTCATCGTCGAGGGCCGCCAGCACCTTATCTTGCGCCAACCCATCCCCTTTGACGGACCGGTCAGACTGATCCACGGCCTCGACGACGCGGATGTCCCGTGGCAGCACGCGATGAAAACGGTGGATGCACTCACCAGCCGCGATGTCGCGGTCACTCTGATCAAGGGCGGCGACCACCGACTATCCGAACCGGCACAGATCAGCCAAATCTTGCGGACGGTGGAAGAAACCTGCGCGCGCGCCGGTTAG
- a CDS encoding SDR family oxidoreductase, producing the protein MTKKLVCLGMGYSAAALAERLAAQGWAVVGTCTSAEKQAALAARGVTAALFSRQEPLSADILVGATHLVSSIPPDDHGDPAAAWLAANVAAAGGLEWAGLLSTTGVYGNRNGDWVDEDADLRPTAVRSQRRADSERAWLGLHRAQGIPTHIFRLAGIYGPGRNPLDRIRRGEARRIVKPGLVLGRIHLEDIVGVLCASMEKPRPGAIYNVTDDEPAPPQDVVTYGCGLLGIDPPPLENFADADMSAMARSFYVECKRVCNDRIKRELGYRLRYPTYRDGLAALAAA; encoded by the coding sequence ATGACCAAGAAGCTAGTGTGTCTGGGTATGGGGTACAGCGCGGCGGCGCTGGCCGAGCGTTTGGCGGCCCAAGGTTGGGCGGTCGTCGGGACCTGCACGTCGGCGGAAAAGCAGGCGGCCCTCGCGGCGCGCGGCGTTACAGCGGCACTGTTTTCGCGCCAAGAGCCGCTTTCCGCCGATATCCTCGTCGGCGCTACCCATCTGGTTTCGTCGATACCGCCCGATGATCATGGCGATCCGGCGGCGGCGTGGTTGGCCGCAAACGTCGCGGCAGCCGGCGGACTGGAATGGGCTGGTCTGCTGTCGACGACAGGGGTCTACGGCAACCGCAACGGCGACTGGGTGGATGAAGACGCAGACCTTCGGCCCACCGCCGTGCGCAGCCAACGCCGCGCCGATTCGGAACGGGCCTGGCTCGGGCTTCACCGCGCCCAGGGAATCCCAACCCATATCTTTCGGCTCGCGGGCATCTATGGACCCGGCCGCAACCCCTTGGACCGGATTCGGCGGGGCGAAGCTCGGCGGATCGTGAAACCCGGCCTCGTGCTGGGGCGCATTCATCTTGAGGACATCGTCGGTGTCCTTTGCGCGTCGATGGAGAAACCGCGGCCAGGTGCCATCTACAATGTGACCGACGACGAACCGGCACCGCCCCAGGATGTGGTGACGTACGGCTGCGGTCTGCTCGGGATCGATCCGCCGCCGCTCGAAAATTTCGCCGATGCCGACATGTCGGCCATGGCGCGCAGCTTTTACGTGGAGTGCAAACGGGTGTGCAACGACCGGATCAAGCGCGAGCTTGGCTACCGGCTGCGCTACCCAACCTATCGCGACGGCCTCGCCGCGCTTGCGGCGGCCTAA
- the queG gene encoding tRNA epoxyqueuosine(34) reductase QueG, whose protein sequence is MDTHGDAIRARALELGFDAVGVGPADIGARPGELLAAFLGDGAHGDMTWLAERADERRNPPALWDGVRSVVSVAMNYASPDDPLAALAHPERGAISVYARGDDYHDIMKKRLKELGRWVSDYLGVAVKVFVDTAPVMEKPIAQSAGLGWQGKHTNLVSRTYGSWLFLGEIFVAAELPPDVPHADRCGTCARCMTACPTEAFPAPYRLDARRCISYLTIEHKGHIDRALRPLIGNRLYGCDDCLAACPWNRFAQVSRHAQLWARAEFRAPALADLVGLTDGAFRDLFRKSPIKRTGRARFVRNVLIAIGNSGDRTLLPHVVERLRDESPLVRAMAVWALGRLGDADTLDRLASDHRAAETDPQVLKEWGQVQAP, encoded by the coding sequence GTGGACACCCACGGCGACGCGATCCGCGCCCGGGCGCTCGAATTGGGTTTCGATGCCGTTGGCGTGGGGCCGGCCGACATTGGCGCGCGGCCCGGGGAATTGCTGGCGGCATTTCTGGGCGACGGGGCCCACGGCGACATGACATGGCTGGCCGAGCGGGCCGACGAACGCCGGAACCCGCCCGCGTTGTGGGACGGCGTGCGTAGCGTCGTTTCGGTCGCGATGAACTATGCCTCCCCTGACGATCCCCTCGCCGCGCTGGCGCACCCCGAGCGCGGCGCGATTTCGGTCTATGCGCGCGGCGACGACTACCACGACATCATGAAAAAACGTCTCAAGGAATTGGGGCGCTGGGTGAGCGACTACCTGGGAGTCGCGGTCAAGGTCTTCGTCGATACGGCGCCGGTGATGGAAAAGCCGATCGCGCAGTCCGCCGGCTTGGGTTGGCAGGGCAAGCATACGAACCTGGTGTCGCGCACCTATGGCTCGTGGCTCTTTTTGGGCGAAATCTTCGTTGCCGCCGAGTTGCCGCCCGATGTGCCGCACGCCGACCGCTGCGGCACCTGCGCGCGGTGCATGACGGCCTGCCCGACGGAGGCCTTCCCGGCACCCTATCGGTTGGATGCGCGGCGATGCATTTCCTATCTGACGATCGAGCACAAGGGGCATATCGATCGGGCGCTGCGACCGCTGATCGGCAATCGTCTCTACGGTTGCGACGATTGCCTCGCCGCGTGTCCATGGAACCGGTTTGCCCAGGTCTCCCGGCATGCCCAGCTATGGGCGCGGGCGGAGTTCAGGGCACCGGCGCTGGCGGACCTTGTCGGCTTGACCGACGGCGCGTTTCGCGACCTCTTTCGCAAGTCGCCGATCAAGCGGACCGGCCGGGCGCGTTTCGTTCGCAACGTCTTGATCGCGATCGGCAATAGTGGCGACCGGACGTTGCTGCCGCACGTCGTCGAGCGGCTGCGCGACGAGTCGCCGTTGGTCCGCGCCATGGCTGTCTGGGCGCTTGGTCGCCTTGGCGACGCTGACACGTTGGATCGATTGGCATCGGATCACCGCGCCGCCGAAACCGATCCGCAGGTTCTCAAGGAATGGGGCCAGGTGCAGGCGCCATGA
- a CDS encoding glutathione S-transferase family protein, with protein MLALHHFWLCPFSRKVRVVLGEKDIAFNLVFEKYWERPEAFLALNPAGQVPVLVDDDGTVLADSNAICEYLDESYPDRPLIGFDARARAETRRLVAWFDGKFFDEVTRNVVDEKVLKRFMRMGHPDSGAIRAGQQNLGYHLDYIGWLIERRNWLAGDDFGLADVAAAAQLSCVDYLGDVPWTDHEPAKDWYARVKSRPSFRTLLADHIPGLVPPKHYADLDF; from the coding sequence ATGCTGGCCCTCCATCATTTTTGGCTATGTCCGTTTAGCCGCAAGGTACGCGTCGTGCTTGGCGAGAAAGACATCGCGTTCAACCTCGTGTTCGAGAAATATTGGGAACGTCCGGAAGCGTTTCTGGCGTTGAATCCCGCAGGCCAAGTGCCGGTGCTGGTCGACGACGATGGGACGGTACTGGCCGATAGCAATGCGATTTGCGAGTACCTCGATGAGTCCTATCCTGATCGCCCGCTGATCGGATTCGACGCCCGTGCCCGCGCCGAGACGCGCCGGTTGGTTGCGTGGTTCGATGGAAAGTTTTTCGACGAAGTCACCCGCAACGTTGTCGACGAAAAAGTACTGAAGCGGTTCATGCGGATGGGTCACCCCGATTCCGGCGCGATCCGCGCCGGCCAGCAGAATCTGGGTTATCACCTCGACTATATCGGCTGGTTGATCGAGCGCCGGAACTGGCTGGCGGGGGACGACTTCGGCCTCGCGGATGTCGCCGCGGCTGCACAGTTGTCCTGTGTGGATTACCTCGGCGACGTCCCATGGACCGATCATGAACCGGCGAAGGATTGGTACGCACGGGTCAAGTCGCGGCCGAGCTTTCGTACCCTGTTGGCGGATCATATTCCGGGCCTTGTGCCGCCGAAGCACTATGCGGATCTCGACTTCTGA
- the gltB gene encoding glutamate synthase large subunit yields MTKAKTEKDQAGAAFVKAWSENAEYLAARGLYDPADEHASCGVGFIASVDGRPQREVVLAGINALRAVWHRGAVGADGKTGDGAGIHVQIPQDFFKRHVARTGHEPSKGLLAVGQVFLPKTDFSGQEACRSIVETEILRFGHRIYGWRQVPVDASIVGEVANATRPEIEQIMIANGRGASEDEFERDLYVIRRRIERRVIEAQVRNFYICSLSCRSIIYKGMFLAEQLTNFYPDLLDERFVSNFAIFHQRYSTNTFPTWELAQPFRTLAHNGEINTLKGNVNWMKSHEIRMISEYFGDHGEDMKRVVQAGSSDSAALDSVFELLVRAGRDAPSVKTLLIPESWSNKSHMPPAQRAMYAYCNAVMEPWDGPAAIAATDGRWVIGGMDRNGLRPLRYTLTDRGLLFVGSETGMVPIDERSVIEKGRIGPGQMIAVDLAEGKFYHDREIKGRLAAAYPYEEWAKNIRRLDKKIAGKAATPAIDRADLRRRQVLVGHTLEEIELLLHPMVETGKEATGSMGDDTPLAVLSSGYRGLHHFFRQQFSQVTNPPIDSLRERRVMSLITRLGNLGNMLETDSSQTNILQLDSPVLTYAEMDRLRELLGSQAVEVDCTFEVGSESLRDAIDRIRVASEEAVRRGPVHLFLTDENVSATRAPIPMILAAGRIHTHLVEQGLRTFSSINVRSSECLDVHYFAVLIGVGATTVNAYLAETAIADRQARGLFGDLDIDTCLERYKESVDAGLLKVMSKMGIAVISSYRGGYNFEAVGLSRTVVAEMFPGMVSRISGIGLPGIEKKVLDQHSKAFAQGVVTLPVGGLYRYRNNGEVHAFDGRLIHLLQTSLEKDSYEIYSRYAEAVHKMPPVQLRDLLGFHSDREAINDDNVESITKIRQRFVTGAMSLGALSPEAHETLAIAMNRIGAKSDSGEGGEARERFSPRPNGDNANSEIKQIASGRFGVTAEYLNKCGEIEIKIAQGAKPGEGGQLPGFKVSSLIAKLRHSTPGVTLISPPPHHDIYSIEDLAQLIYDLKQINPTALVNVKLVAEAGIGTIAAGVAKAKADVIMISGYSGGTGASPQSSIKYAGVPWEMGLTEVNQVLTLNRLRHRVKLRVDGGFKTGRDVVIAAMMGAEEYGIGTAGLVAMGCIMVRQCHSNTCPVGVCTQREDLRAKFEGTPEKVVNLMSFIAQEVREILAGLGYSRLDEIVGRTDLLVQVSRGAEHLDDLDLNPLLVQADPGDSPRVFSIEGRNEVPDTLDAQMIKDAHEVFDRGEKMQLAYSIRNTHRAIGTRFSSKLVRRFGPDGLTPDHITVQLRGSAGQSLGAFALQGLKLVVSGDANDYVGKGLSGGTIVVRPVPSAPITSNENAIIGNTVLYGATSGKLFAAGQAGERFAVRNSGARVVVEGCGSNGCEYMTGGTAVILGPVGDNFAAGMTGGMAFVYDREGTFEQNVNTEHVTHQRIQSAHWDRVCRELVEEHVAETGSTFAEDLLIHWDLEIGSFWQVVPNEVVAALEHPLVDGGDALRSAGSD; encoded by the coding sequence ATGACAAAGGCAAAGACGGAAAAAGACCAGGCCGGCGCCGCGTTCGTCAAAGCGTGGTCTGAAAACGCCGAATACCTCGCGGCGCGCGGTCTTTACGATCCCGCCGACGAGCACGCATCGTGCGGCGTCGGCTTCATCGCCTCGGTCGACGGGCGCCCGCAGCGCGAAGTCGTTCTTGCCGGCATCAACGCATTGCGCGCGGTGTGGCACCGGGGCGCGGTCGGGGCCGATGGCAAGACCGGCGACGGCGCCGGTATTCACGTCCAAATTCCGCAGGACTTCTTCAAGCGCCACGTCGCCCGCACCGGCCATGAGCCGTCAAAGGGGTTGCTCGCGGTCGGGCAGGTATTTCTGCCGAAGACCGATTTCAGCGGCCAAGAGGCATGCCGGTCGATCGTAGAAACCGAAATCCTGCGATTCGGCCACCGTATCTACGGCTGGCGCCAGGTGCCGGTCGATGCATCCATTGTCGGCGAAGTCGCAAATGCAACGCGCCCCGAGATCGAACAGATCATGATCGCCAACGGCCGCGGTGCGTCCGAGGACGAATTCGAGCGCGACCTTTATGTTATCCGGCGCCGGATCGAACGCCGCGTGATCGAAGCGCAGGTTCGGAACTTCTATATTTGCTCGTTGTCGTGCCGCTCGATCATCTACAAAGGCATGTTCCTCGCCGAGCAACTCACGAACTTCTATCCCGACCTTCTGGACGAGCGGTTCGTCTCGAACTTCGCGATCTTTCACCAACGCTATTCGACCAACACGTTCCCGACCTGGGAGCTTGCGCAACCGTTTCGCACGCTCGCCCATAACGGCGAAATCAATACGCTGAAGGGCAACGTCAACTGGATGAAGAGCCACGAGATTCGCATGATCTCGGAATACTTCGGCGACCACGGCGAAGACATGAAGCGGGTCGTCCAAGCGGGGAGTTCGGACTCCGCTGCGCTCGATTCGGTATTCGAACTGTTGGTGCGCGCGGGCCGCGACGCGCCCTCGGTCAAGACGCTGTTGATCCCGGAAAGCTGGTCGAACAAGTCGCATATGCCCCCGGCGCAACGGGCCATGTACGCCTATTGCAATGCGGTCATGGAACCGTGGGACGGCCCCGCCGCGATCGCAGCGACCGACGGCCGTTGGGTGATCGGCGGGATGGACCGCAACGGTCTACGCCCGCTGCGTTACACGTTGACCGATCGCGGACTGCTGTTCGTGGGGTCGGAGACCGGCATGGTTCCGATCGACGAGCGTTCGGTGATCGAAAAGGGCCGCATCGGGCCCGGACAAATGATCGCGGTCGATCTCGCCGAGGGCAAATTCTACCACGACCGGGAGATCAAGGGCCGTCTCGCAGCGGCTTACCCCTACGAGGAGTGGGCCAAGAATATCCGCCGGTTGGACAAGAAGATCGCCGGCAAAGCGGCGACGCCCGCGATCGACCGCGCCGACCTGCGCCGCCGTCAGGTTCTCGTGGGTCACACGCTGGAGGAGATCGAACTGCTCCTCCACCCGATGGTCGAAACCGGGAAGGAAGCGACCGGGTCCATGGGCGACGACACGCCGCTGGCCGTTCTGTCGAGCGGCTACCGCGGCCTGCACCATTTCTTCCGGCAACAGTTCAGCCAAGTCACCAACCCGCCGATCGATTCGCTGCGCGAACGCCGCGTCATGAGTCTGATCACGCGGCTTGGCAACCTCGGCAACATGCTCGAAACCGATTCCAGTCAGACCAACATCCTGCAACTCGATTCGCCGGTGTTGACCTATGCCGAGATGGACCGGCTGCGCGAACTTCTCGGCAGCCAAGCGGTGGAGGTCGACTGCACCTTCGAGGTCGGTTCCGAATCCCTGCGCGACGCCATCGACCGCATTCGCGTTGCCAGCGAAGAAGCGGTGCGCCGGGGCCCGGTGCACCTTTTTCTAACCGACGAAAACGTGTCGGCGACCCGGGCGCCGATCCCGATGATTCTCGCTGCCGGCAGGATCCACACGCACCTTGTCGAGCAAGGTCTTCGGACGTTCTCGTCGATCAACGTTCGCTCGTCCGAGTGTCTCGACGTTCACTATTTCGCCGTCCTGATCGGGGTCGGCGCGACGACGGTGAACGCCTATCTCGCCGAAACCGCCATTGCGGATCGGCAGGCTCGAGGTTTGTTTGGCGACCTCGACATCGACACTTGCCTTGAGCGCTACAAGGAAAGCGTGGACGCGGGCCTTTTGAAGGTCATGTCGAAGATGGGGATTGCCGTGATCTCGTCCTATCGCGGCGGCTACAACTTTGAAGCGGTTGGACTGTCGCGCACCGTCGTGGCGGAAATGTTCCCCGGCATGGTCTCCCGGATTTCGGGGATCGGCCTGCCCGGGATCGAGAAGAAGGTTCTGGATCAACATAGCAAAGCCTTCGCGCAGGGCGTGGTGACGCTCCCCGTCGGCGGGCTTTACCGCTATCGCAACAACGGCGAAGTGCACGCGTTCGACGGCCGGTTGATTCACTTGCTGCAAACGTCCCTCGAAAAAGATTCCTACGAGATCTACAGCCGGTATGCGGAAGCGGTGCATAAGATGCCGCCGGTGCAGTTGAGGGATCTCCTCGGGTTCCATTCGGATCGTGAGGCGATCAACGACGACAACGTCGAATCCATCACGAAGATTCGGCAACGGTTCGTCACCGGCGCCATGTCGCTGGGTGCGCTCAGTCCCGAGGCGCACGAGACCTTGGCTATCGCGATGAACCGAATCGGAGCGAAATCCGATTCGGGCGAAGGCGGCGAGGCGCGCGAGCGGTTTTCTCCGCGGCCCAACGGCGACAACGCCAACTCCGAGATCAAGCAGATTGCGTCGGGCCGTTTCGGCGTCACCGCCGAGTACCTCAACAAGTGCGGCGAGATCGAAATCAAAATCGCGCAGGGCGCCAAGCCGGGCGAGGGCGGGCAGCTACCGGGTTTCAAGGTGTCGTCCTTGATCGCGAAACTGCGGCATTCGACTCCGGGAGTCACGCTGATCTCCCCGCCGCCGCATCACGATATCTATTCGATCGAGGATTTGGCGCAGCTCATTTACGATCTGAAGCAAATCAACCCAACGGCGTTGGTCAACGTCAAGCTGGTGGCCGAAGCGGGGATCGGCACGATTGCCGCCGGCGTCGCCAAAGCCAAGGCCGACGTCATCATGATTTCCGGCTATTCGGGCGGCACCGGCGCGAGCCCGCAGTCGTCGATCAAGTATGCCGGCGTGCCGTGGGAGATGGGCCTGACCGAGGTTAACCAGGTCCTGACCCTCAACCGTCTGCGGCACCGCGTAAAACTGCGGGTCGACGGCGGTTTCAAGACGGGCCGCGATGTGGTGATCGCCGCGATGATGGGGGCGGAGGAGTACGGAATCGGCACCGCCGGCCTCGTCGCGATGGGCTGCATCATGGTCCGCCAGTGTCATTCCAACACCTGTCCGGTCGGCGTCTGTACGCAGCGCGAAGACCTGCGGGCCAAGTTTGAGGGAACGCCGGAAAAGGTCGTCAATCTGATGAGTTTCATCGCGCAGGAAGTGCGCGAGATTTTGGCTGGGCTTGGCTACAGCCGATTGGACGAAATCGTCGGGCGCACCGACCTTCTCGTCCAGGTGAGCCGCGGCGCCGAACACCTCGACGACCTCGACCTCAACCCGCTGCTCGTTCAAGCCGATCCGGGTGACAGCCCGCGCGTCTTCTCGATCGAAGGACGCAACGAGGTCCCCGATACGCTTGACGCCCAGATGATTAAAGACGCGCACGAAGTCTTCGACCGGGGCGAGAAAATGCAACTTGCCTATAGCATTCGCAACACTCACCGTGCGATCGGAACGCGGTTCTCCTCCAAGCTGGTGCGCCGGTTCGGTCCCGACGGGTTGACGCCCGATCACATCACCGTCCAGTTGCGCGGCTCGGCCGGTCAATCTTTAGGTGCGTTCGCGCTCCAGGGGCTCAAGCTTGTCGTTTCGGGTGACGCCAACGATTACGTCGGCAAAGGGCTTTCGGGCGGCACAATCGTTGTACGCCCCGTGCCCTCCGCGCCGATTACCAGCAACGAGAACGCCATCATCGGCAACACCGTGCTGTACGGCGCGACGTCCGGAAAGCTGTTCGCCGCCGGTCAAGCCGGGGAACGCTTTGCCGTACGCAACTCAGGCGCGCGCGTCGTTGTCGAGGGATGCGGCTCCAACGGTTGCGAGTATATGACGGGCGGGACCGCGGTGATCCTCGGGCCTGTCGGCGACAACTTTGCCGCAGGGATGACGGGCGGCATGGCGTTCGTCTATGACCGCGAGGGTACGTTCGAGCAGAACGTCAATACCGAGCATGTGACCCATCAACGCATCCAATCGGCCCATTGGGACCGGGTATGCCGCGAACTCGTGGAAGAGCATGTGGCCGAAACCGGATCGACCTTTGCCGAGGATCTATTGATCCATTGGGATCTTGAGATCGGCAGTTTCTGGCAGGTCGTCCCCAACGAAGTCGTGGCGGCGCTGGAGCATCCGCTCGTCGACGGCGGGGATGCACTTAGGTCCGCCGGAAGCGACTGA
- a CDS encoding NAD(P)-dependent oxidoreductase, translated as MPENLLKFVDVAQEHPEKRAAQARTDDFQEIYEQFLRPKAAVQAARCSQCGVPFCQIHCPLHNNIPDWLKMTAEGRLDEAYEISSATNNMPEICGRICPQDRLCEGNCVIEKGFESVTIGAIERYITDTAWEKGWVKPPTPVLEREQSIGIIGAGPGGMAAAEELRRLGYQVVIYDRYDRVGGLLIYGIPNFKLEKEIVRRRAELLKDGGVHFELGFEVGRDATLQELRDKHAALLIATGVYKARDAALPGVGLGNIIQSMTFLTASNRKGLGDVVPEFDSGDLNAEGKKVVVLGGGDTAMDCVRTAIRQGATSVKCLYRRDRTNMPGSMREVEHAQEEGVEFVWLTAPEAYLGDDVVRGVRAVRIRLGAPDATGRQTPEIVEGSSHEIEADLVIKALGFDPEDLPTLFGEPGLSITGWGTVGVDFKTKMTNLDGVFAAGDIVRGASLVVWAVRDGRDAAASIHSFLQDRIANQPKEPDRSERGGSNDKGKDGKRPGRRRVRQSVV; from the coding sequence ATGCCGGAGAACCTACTCAAATTCGTCGACGTCGCGCAGGAGCACCCTGAGAAGAGGGCGGCCCAAGCGCGTACCGACGACTTTCAAGAAATCTACGAGCAGTTCCTGCGACCGAAGGCGGCGGTGCAAGCGGCGCGGTGCTCCCAGTGCGGCGTCCCTTTTTGCCAAATCCATTGTCCGCTCCACAACAACATTCCCGACTGGTTGAAAATGACCGCGGAGGGGCGCCTCGACGAGGCCTATGAGATCTCCTCGGCGACCAACAATATGCCTGAGATCTGTGGGCGGATTTGCCCGCAGGACCGGCTCTGCGAAGGCAACTGCGTCATCGAGAAAGGTTTTGAATCCGTCACCATCGGGGCGATCGAGCGCTATATCACCGACACCGCCTGGGAAAAGGGGTGGGTCAAACCGCCGACGCCGGTCCTGGAGCGCGAGCAGTCGATCGGCATTATCGGTGCGGGTCCCGGCGGTATGGCGGCGGCCGAGGAGCTGCGCCGGCTAGGGTACCAGGTCGTCATCTACGACCGCTACGACCGCGTTGGCGGTTTGCTGATTTACGGTATTCCCAACTTCAAGCTGGAGAAGGAAATCGTCCGACGCCGCGCCGAACTTCTCAAGGATGGGGGGGTTCACTTCGAGCTGGGTTTCGAAGTCGGCCGCGATGCGACCTTGCAGGAACTCAGGGACAAACACGCGGCGCTCCTGATCGCGACCGGAGTCTACAAGGCACGCGACGCCGCGCTGCCGGGGGTCGGTCTTGGGAACATCATTCAATCGATGACGTTCCTGACGGCGTCCAATCGCAAGGGACTGGGCGATGTCGTGCCGGAATTCGACAGTGGCGACCTGAATGCCGAAGGCAAGAAGGTCGTCGTTCTCGGCGGTGGCGACACCGCAATGGATTGCGTGCGCACCGCCATTCGCCAGGGCGCGACATCGGTCAAGTGTCTCTATCGCCGCGACCGTACGAACATGCCGGGGTCGATGCGTGAAGTGGAACACGCCCAAGAAGAGGGCGTCGAATTTGTCTGGCTCACCGCGCCGGAGGCCTATCTTGGCGACGACGTCGTGCGCGGTGTGCGCGCAGTACGCATCCGGCTCGGCGCCCCCGATGCAACCGGGCGCCAAACGCCGGAAATCGTCGAAGGTTCCTCCCATGAGATCGAAGCGGACCTCGTCATCAAAGCGTTGGGTTTCGATCCCGAGGATCTGCCGACGCTGTTCGGCGAACCGGGTCTCAGCATCACCGGCTGGGGTACCGTCGGCGTCGATTTCAAAACCAAAATGACGAACCTGGACGGCGTCTTTGCCGCCGGCGACATCGTCCGCGGCGCGTCTTTGGTCGTTTGGGCCGTGCGCGACGGACGCGACGCGGCCGCATCCATCCATTCGTTCCTGCAAGACAGGATCGCCAACCAACCGAAGGAACCGGATCGTTCCGAACGCGGAGGCAGCAATGACAAAGGCAAAGACGGAAAAAGACCAGGCCGGCGCCGCGTTCGTCAAAGCGTGGTCTGA
- a CDS encoding undecaprenyl-diphosphate phosphatase: MTLLQLFVLAAVQGVTEFLPVSSSGHLILVPAVIGWPDQKLLIDVAVHLGTLLAVVAYFWRDVGTLFAGTYGLLRGRRNTATRLVSLLMLGSIPVVIAGGLLVAFGLSDQLRNPEIIAWTTLVFGIVLFLADRLFLTVRKIEQMTLGHAALIGLAQVLSLVPGTSRSGITMTAARMLGFERAEAARFSMLLSIPTILAAGILVTLDAAQLGGGAALSEAFFTGLLAFGFALLSIAALLAWLRRASFTPFAIYRVILGAGLLVWIYSFDAVGLT; encoded by the coding sequence ATGACGCTCCTTCAGCTCTTTGTTCTCGCCGCAGTCCAGGGCGTGACCGAGTTCCTCCCGGTCAGCTCCTCCGGCCATTTGATCCTCGTTCCCGCGGTGATCGGGTGGCCCGACCAAAAACTGCTGATCGACGTTGCAGTCCACCTCGGCACCCTGCTCGCGGTCGTCGCCTATTTCTGGCGCGATGTCGGAACCCTATTCGCCGGCACCTATGGTTTGTTGCGCGGGCGGCGGAACACTGCGACCCGGTTGGTCTCGCTGCTGATGCTGGGGTCGATCCCGGTCGTCATCGCCGGCGGCCTTCTGGTAGCCTTCGGGCTTTCCGATCAGCTTCGCAATCCCGAAATCATCGCCTGGACGACCCTCGTTTTTGGCATCGTCCTGTTCCTGGCCGACCGGCTCTTCCTCACCGTCCGCAAGATCGAGCAGATGACGCTCGGCCACGCCGCGCTGATCGGTCTTGCGCAAGTTCTTTCCTTGGTGCCCGGCACCAGCCGCTCCGGCATCACCATGACGGCTGCGCGCATGCTTGGGTTTGAGCGGGCCGAAGCCGCTCGTTTCTCGATGCTGCTATCGATCCCGACAATCCTTGCCGCGGGTATTTTGGTCACGCTCGACGCAGCTCAACTGGGCGGCGGCGCGGCGCTGAGCGAGGCATTCTTCACGGGGCTTTTGGCGTTTGGCTTCGCGCTGCTGTCAATCGCCGCGCTGCTCGCGTGGCTACGCCGCGCCTCCTTCACCCCGTTTGCAATTTACCGCGTGATCCTGGGTGCCGGCCTTTTGGTATGGATCTACAGCTTCGACGCGGTCGGCCTGACCTGA